From the genome of Tenericutes bacterium MZ-XQ:
AAATTGTGTACCATATGTAAGTTCACAAAAAGATTTAATCTCTTCATTGGTTCCTGGAGCTTGATTCATAAATTGATTTGAAGGAAAATCAAGTATTTCAAATCCTTGATCTTTGTAAGTTTCATACAACTTTTCTAAACCCTCATATTGAGGTGCAAATCCACATTTTGGTGCAGTGTTTACGATCAGTAAAACTTTACCCTTATACTGATCAAGCGCTACATCTTCATTCTTGATATTCTTGACTTTAAAATCATAGATTTTCATATCTATCCTCCATTTATATTTTATACAATTATATTTTATCAAATATTTTGATAAAAAGATAGCGTTCTGCTTACTTTATCGTCAGTATATAAAAAATGGTCGGGACGACAAGATTTGAACTTGCGACCTCTTGGACCCCATCCAAGCGCGCTACCAAACTACGCCACGTCCCGACACATTTAACCTCCATTATTTTAACATGTTTTTGTCATTAAAAAAAGATACCGACGCTAAGTCAGTATCATTTTTATTTATGTTGCAAGTGAACCCATTGGATCCCAAGGCTTTAATACCTTTGGTTCTTCTTCCCAAGCTTTAAGTTGAGCTTCACTTAAATATTTCTTATGAATCACTGCTTGATAAACATACTGATCAAACCAAGAATCAGAAGCCATATAATATCCCTTATTTCCGTTTTGGTCTCCCCAGCTATTTTGAATTTTCCATCTTTGTGGTCTTTGATCATCTAAATGAACTGCAGTTAAAACCATCGCATGATTCATTGCACTTTGTGCATAATCTAACTGATCGGCTTTTGACATCTCAAAAGACATACCAAGCATTTCTTCATAATCAAATTTTTCATCATCCCAAATGCCAGCTTTACGATCTCCAAATCTAGCGACATCAGAGCCAAACCATACAACTTCTTGATTAAGCATTTGTTTTAAAACTAAGTCTTTTAAATCTTTCATCTTTAGATTCAAATACTTAATGTCTTTCCCACCGATGACGTTCCCTAAATAAGCAACTGTATAAGTTTTCATAAATGGCTTATCGGTTGTAGGCGCATTGATGATTGATACATAATCACTTAAAACATCACCGACATGATCTTGATAAAATGACTTTGGATTTAAATCTTTAATGACTTGATACTTTTCATCAACAACATACTCAAAATCAAACGACTTAGGTGGCATACCAAAATTTAAAACTAAAAACGTATATAACTCATCAAGCGTTTTTTCTTTTAACTTAGCGATGTCTATTTCTTGTCCATTTTGCTTTAAATGTCTGGCGTTTGCAGCATATTGTCTTAACTTAACGTTAATCATTTGATTCATAATACGTGTTCCAGATGATGATGTTGTCTCTTCCATTGCTTCTTTTGGAACGACACCATATTTTTCAATCAGTGAGACAAACATATCCCATTGCCCACCATCTTGAATACCTGTTTGCAGTACATGTTTTAATGTACGATCATCAGCATCAACATCTAAGAAATCATCCATGATTTCTATAAAGTAATTTATTTTCTCGAACTTATCCCAAAATGCTGTATAGTTTTGTGATAACTCGAAATTTTTTAAATTATATTTTTTTGCAACAAGTTCTCTTAAGACATTGAGTCCTGCAAAAATCCAGCATCTACCACTCGCTTTTTGATTGGTTACTGGCATTGTTTTAATCTCATGTGAAAACTTAAACTGGTTTTTCAAACTTGATTCTTGTTTATCAAATATATTGTGTAACTCATTTTTTACCAGCACTCTTGATAAAGCCTTTTGAACTGGTTTTTGATTAAAACTTTCATTAAATTTTTTTAAATCTTTTGTTTGAATTGCTTTCAAAATGCCACTTCCTTTTTATAGGTTTAATCTGCGTTCATCATTAAATGTTTCAACAATCGCATAATCATTATCTTTAACAATAACTAAACTTGTATTCACATAATTAATGATATTTGATACTCTTTGTGGAGGTACAGCAATTAATAATTGTATGCTTAATGAATTATAAAATTTCATCATCGCATCAATTCTACTTTCATCCATATTGTTAAATGCTTCATCAAATAAAACAATACAACCAGAATCAATTCTTCTATTTTTAGTCAGTAATTGTTGGAATGATGCCGCAATAACAATGTAGAATGGTACTTGTGTTTCTCCACCACTCTTTTCTTTTGAAACTTTTGAGAAAAGCGATTTATTACCATTGATATTTGTTACTTCAATATCATAAGACATATAGTTTCTATAGTCTAAATACTTATACGTTAATTGATCATACTCAGGATCATTTGATGCGATTTTTTCAAACAACTCCATGAGAATGGTTTCATGTTTTCTTGGAAGACCTTCAGTAAATAATGTATGTTTTTGAATGGCTTGATTACTCATAATTATATCGTAATAAAGTTTATAATCAGGATCTTCACTTGGCTTATAAATCAGTTGATATGAATCACTACCAAAGCGTTTATCTTGTAGAGCATAGTTAAGTTCTGCAATTTGTTGTTGCGCATTTTCGATACTTGCTCTAAGTTTACCCACAAACTCTTCTTTAAATCCGATTTCAGAGTGTCTTCTTAGATCAACAGCTTCTTGCTCATATCTAACTAAATCATTATTTCTAATCTTATTTGCTTCTTGCTCGTAATAAATAAGTTCATCAAGTGATGGAGCAGCTCCAAAATGATATGACTCATTATATTGTTTCATGATATTTGTGAGTTCTGTCTTATCCTTTACAATTTGTGTATTCAGCTGTACTGTTGAATTTGCTAATGACTGTGTGATGTCATCGTGATTTTGTTTATGTCTTTGCTTAAGTGCATAAAATTGTGTATTGGCAATACTCAATTTTTCTGGATGTTTCTTTGCTAAGACTTTTTGTGCTTCAACAAACTCATCTAGTTTGATTTGCACTTCATCAATTCGGTCTAAGACACGTTGTTTTTCTTCTCTTTGAGTTGCGATTTTACCAACAAGCTCATCTGATTCAAATCGAAGTTCTTTTCTAACGTTTTTCGCCTTTTCAATTTGTTCTTCGATGTTTTGTAATGTTTTACTCTTACCAAGTGCTTGAATTTGATCTTCGATTTGTGTGTATTCTTTTCTTGTGAGTTTAATAAGATCTAAGAATCGAATTTGGCCTTGATGTAAAAGTTCAGAACTTCTTGATTGATTAAGTAGTCTTACAATTTGTGTGTTTTTATCTGATAAATCATAAAGTATATGCATGCGTTCTTCTAGTCCAGAAAGAATAGCTTCTTCCTGTTTGGTTTGGATCTTAGTTGCACTTTGTCCAATAAATGGTACTTCATAACTTCTTGGATTGATCTGTCTAGCAGTAAAACTACTATATGTCATACATGATGCTGTAATCGCACGTTGATGGTTTTTTAAATCTTGCACATGATCAACACACATCGTTCCATTTAATAGCATGTTCACGTAATATCTTGCGTATGTATGCTCTGTAGAGATTTTTTCTGCAAGTGACCCAGGTGTAATTTGATCAAAACTTTGAATTTTTTGTGTGTTTACTAATCCAACGCCATATATTTTTTGTTCGAATTTTATACGATCATAGATTTCAAGAGCATCATTAAAGTATCTTGGATCAACGATGATATTAAATCTTTGCCCACCCAAATATCCTTCAAGTGCATTTCTCCACGTTTCATCAGCAACTTCTATCATTTCACATAAAGGTTGCACAGAAACTTCTTTTTGATAATAATGTGATAACTCACTATTAAGTGCATCAATCAGTTTTTGAACATAATATGGATATGTTTTAACATGTCTTTTAAGACTATTTAACTTAGCTTTAGACTGATTCATTTCTTCAGATAAAGCTTGTTTGTCTTTTTCAAGACGATCTTTTTCTAAACTATAAGCTTGAAGTAAAGATTTAACCTCTTGTTCCATGTTAGATAAATGATGATTTAACTCTTCAGTATCTAATTGGTCCATATATTGCTGATAATAAGTGACAAACTGTTTCATAGTTTCATTAGGCATCATTGATGCTAATTCTTTCATGACATTAAACTCTTTACTGAGTGCTTGTCTAACTTCTAAAACAATTTCTTTTTGCTTTTCATAATCTTGTGCCTTTTTATTTAAAGCCTCTTGATATGAAGCAAGGGTTCTAGAGATATCATTATCACTTTTCGCTTTTTCAAGATTCAAAATAGAAGCATCGTTTTCTTCGATTTGATCATCTATTTGCGCTTTCGCATCTCTTAAGTAATCAAGTTGCTTATTGATGTTAACAAGTTTATTTTCGTTATCTTTCAAAAATGCTTCTCTTTTTTCGACCCAATTCAGTTGATCAATGATTTCATTGATATCTTTTTGTCTTAAGTTTTGCTCGATTTCTTCACCTTTTTGGGCGATTTGATCAAGTTTGTTTAGTTTTTCGCGATCATTTTTGATTTGTTGCTCAATCTTTTTAAGTTGGGCAACATTGTTTTTAAGTGATTGAATATCAATCGGATCATCATCTAATAAAAACTCAAAAACAAATTGTTGTAAATCAATTGAACGAAAAGCAAGTGCTTTTGGTAAAATTTTCGCATATTTATTCGCATCCATACCAAAAAATCTAGCAAGTGCTTCTTTATATTTTCTTTGTGAGTCAAATGGAGAAAACTCAATATCTAAAGACTTCAAGTATGCTTTCATTGACTTATAATCTCTTGGATATTTCTTATCTAAGAATAACGAGTCATGAATCGATATATTCTCTAGTAAATAAAATCTTTCTTTTAAATTTCCTGATTTTGGTAATTCCAAAATTACACCCATTGTTGCGTATTGTTTACTTTGCTGATCAAAATACTCTAATGCAAGATGTGTAATCACATCTCCTGTTCTTAGGTATTCTTTATTTTCAGCACCTATACGACCTTTAATATAGCCATCAAGTGTACGTCTAGCATCGTCGGTTGCTGCTATATTAAATTTCGCACCGCTTCTTCCGCCTACTAATAAGTACTGCATCGCATCAAGTAATGTCGATTTCCCGGATCCGTTTTCACCTGATATGAGCGCATTATCTTTGATTTCAATCGTTTGATTCGAAAATAAATGCCAATTAATTAACTTAATCTTCGTCAATTTCTTCATAATCAGATGTTTCCCCTTCCGTATATTCATCAAGTCTATCGACAACTTCCTTAATGGAATCCAAATTAGTTACATATAAAATTGTTGGATAGATTTTGATTCTTGCATCATCATTTAATCCACGATCGATATAATCAATCATGTTATAGTTTCTAAGAAATACTAAAGCGGGTTTAAGCCTATCCTTTGTGATTCTCTTATGATCTAAATAACCGATTCTTGTGAGTTCGCTATGAATTTCGTGCAAAAAGATTTCAACATCATCATCTAATGTCACATAATCTTTTTTTCTTTGATATAAAATTCTAAGAATGAGCAACATGATACTTTCTGTTTTTCTAAGTCTCATGTGATTAAATAACTGATCATTTGATATGTAAACCACTTCATCATCACGATGAATATTTAAAGTAAAATCTGCAAGTGTAAAAAATGCTTCAAAAACTTCTTTAAAAGCTAAGATAAATCTGTAATCGTTTGCGTCTCCAGGCTTTCTTTTGGTAATAAAGTTTACTTGAAGTAATTTATTAATGATTCTTGATGCATTACTTTTTTCGCCTTCTTTTAAGTTTAAGTAGTGATCATTTAATTGTTTTATAGCTGCTGTTTTATTCATCTTAAGCTCCCTTAATTATAAAATTTTGGAAAGTAACGAAGTTATTTTTGCATTTATCCTTTAGCAAGATGACATCATAATGCATACCCACTGATTTCGAATATAGAAATATCAATATTAATTTAACGTAATCCTCTTGAGTTTCAAGTATAATGTCTTTAGCTTCAATCTCTTTTTGATCTTTAAGTAGTGATTTCACATAAGCATCAATTTCTTTTTTGCCATAAATATTGTTCTTAAGTAACGCTTTAATTTTTTCTTTACGATAGTCTTCGGTGATTAAGCTATCATCAAAAGTGATTTCTTCTGGTTCAGCTTTAATTCTTGCTCGTCTCGGATTATATAAAGAATCCGTATCAAGGTTTCTAATTTGAGCGATATTAAATAGCTGATTCAAATCGATATCTTTTTGATTCAATACAATTCTAAATAAACGATTAAAAATCCCTTCAATATCATCTGATTGATTTGTAAAGAATAAAATCTTAGAAGCTGCTGCAGTAATATATTGTTCATTTTTTCTGTCAATCGCTAGAATTAAGTGTTCTAATGCTGTAAAGCTATCAGAAACAAATCGTAATCTATCTTCGATATATAAAAAAGCTTCGTTATAATCTTCAATACGTTTTAAACGAATCACATTTTTAGCTAAATCATCCATTAAATCTGCATCGTTTTGGATACGATTAATCGATTCTAATATCCCTCTTTTATATCTTGATAAACTATCTGTTGTTTTTAAATTATAATATGAGGAATCAAAAAAGTTTTGCTTATATTCAACTAAAAGCTTTTCTAGTAACTCAGGTAAATCTTTTCTTGAATGTTTTTTTGTAATGTCGTAATAATATCTATAAATATTAGCTTTTAGTGCTTTAAGTTTCCTGATGATATCATTCGTTTTTAAATATGCTTGCTCTAAAACACCAATACCTTCTTCAATAGAAAAATTAGATAAAAGAGAATACACTGTATAAATTTCACCAGTATATTCGTTTTGTTGATTATTCTTTATACGATATAATACATCAATCACTTGAATGGAATAATCGAATAAGTTTAATGACGTTTTATAGTCACCAAGTTCTTCTTCACCAATCCATCCATTCTTCTTTAAGACATTGACAACATGCAGTGCCTTTTGTCTAGATGTGTTTGATTGTTCGTCTTCTTCCATATCTTCAAAATCGTCAATCTGTTGATCATCAAAATAATCAACTAACTTTGAAACGATGTAATCTCTATCCCCCTGAAAAGCATCTTCAATCGTATCAATCGCGTTATAAATAATGAATATACAATCGATGTATGTATTTCTATTTGGAGAGGAAAGCACACTAAAAAAGTTTTCATGCATGCGGTCAAAAAGATGTGCCATGTAAATCCTCCTTTGGTATAAATAAAAAAATATGAATTTCCATACTTATTGTATCATGAAATCTTCATATTTTCTATGTTTTGGACATTTATTTCTTTGTGATCTTAAACTTTAATTGACGCCCTTTGAATATTTTATTGTTCAGTTGGTCAAGCCTTTTTACAGCTTTTGCGTTGATTTCAAAAGTTGTATGATTATCATGGATGTTGATGTCTCCAATATTTTTTGGATACATGTCAGCATTTTTCTTAAAATAATCAAGTAAATGTGGTGCTCTTAGCCCATCTTGTTTACCAATATTCATATCAACTAAAACAAGATTACTTGGCCCACTATTTCTAGGGCCATTTGAACGATCACTGCTTCTTTGAGATCGATCACCACTTCTTCCAGAACGATCACTTCTTCTACCTTGTCTATCTCCTCTTGATGAGATTTGACTAAATGAATCTTGTTTTGTTCTTGGTTTTGATATATCTTCATAAGGCTTAATTTTAACTGATAGTTTTTCAATGAGTGCAGATATGATATCATCGACATCATAACCTGTTTTGATTAACCTGTCAATGAGTTCTGTATAATTCTTTTCTTTGACATCAATATAATGCTTAATGT
Proteins encoded in this window:
- a CDS encoding glutathione peroxidase produces the protein MKIYDFKVKNIKNEDVALDQYKGKVLLIVNTAPKCGFAPQYEGLEKLYETYKDQGFEILDFPSNQFMNQAPGTNEEIKSFCELTYGTQFETFAKIDVNGNKEEPLYNYLKQHAPYELKDNGKPEGFFRKIIFGNNIKWNFTKFLVDRDGNVVKRFSPGFKPEKIESYIQEVL